In Flavobacterium endoglycinae, one DNA window encodes the following:
- a CDS encoding carboxypeptidase-like regulatory domain-containing protein — protein MKYFAVFFFLLFSTITFAQDNESTTPQRVSGYIINDDSKQPLPNVNIINTNKVRGAKSDAKGYFEIDVQPNDTIHFSLLGFQSLRIRVTNDWIKNKVTRIQLTEKAIALEEVIIAPFSLTGYLEIDSKLIPTKENYRYSISGLTQGYEAGEYSPNAFGKVLGSIFNPADMLYNFFGKNGKELKKLKDMKKDDTIRNLLETKYDRETIAVLLGISKDEIPEILQRCSYSDAFIQTANDLQILDAISGCYEQYKVLKRN, from the coding sequence ATGAAATATTTCGCAGTTTTCTTTTTTTTACTATTCTCTACGATCACTTTTGCGCAGGACAACGAATCTACTACACCGCAAAGGGTTTCGGGTTATATTATAAACGATGATAGTAAACAACCTCTTCCAAATGTAAATATCATTAACACCAACAAAGTGCGCGGTGCAAAATCAGATGCAAAAGGGTATTTTGAAATTGATGTACAGCCAAATGATACTATCCATTTTTCTCTTTTAGGGTTTCAATCCCTCCGAATTAGAGTAACAAATGACTGGATTAAAAATAAAGTAACTCGAATTCAGCTTACCGAAAAAGCAATTGCGCTTGAAGAGGTTATTATTGCTCCTTTCAGTTTAACAGGATATCTTGAAATCGATTCTAAATTAATTCCAACCAAAGAAAATTACCGTTACAGTATTTCGGGTCTAACACAAGGTTACGAGGCCGGCGAATATTCTCCAAATGCTTTTGGTAAAGTATTAGGTTCTATTTTCAACCCTGCAGATATGTTGTACAATTTCTTTGGAAAAAATGGAAAAGAGCTCAAAAAACTCAAGGATATGAAAAAAGACGATACGATTAGAAACCTTTTGGAAACGAAATACGATCGCGAAACTATAGCAGTACTATTAGGAATTAGTAAAGATGAAATTCCTGAAATTTTACAGCGATGTAGTTATTCAGATGCCTTTATCCAAACCGCAAATGACTTACAAATATTAGATGCCATCAGCGGATGCTACGAACAATATAAAGTACTGAAACGTAATTAG
- a CDS encoding NYN domain-containing protein — MALSSSRDLKLAVLIDADNVPYSNVKGMMEEIAKLGTPTTKRIYGDWTKPNANGWKSVLLEHAITPIQQYSYTVGKNSSDSALIIDAMDLLYSGKLDGFCIVSSDSDFTRLAVRLRESGMKVIGIGEKKTPNSFIVACDRFIYLEVLDGAIQKKKPKAADTKKPIEKPAEKALHKVDKQTIELIESTIEDIEDDDGWAFLGDVGNLIVKKKPEFDPRNYGYTKLTPMLKSLTDILEIDERESDKKGIKHVYVRLRFN, encoded by the coding sequence ATGGCTTTAAGCAGCTCACGAGATTTAAAGCTTGCGGTTCTTATCGACGCTGATAATGTGCCGTACAGCAATGTAAAAGGCATGATGGAAGAAATTGCAAAGCTGGGAACTCCTACCACTAAAAGAATTTACGGCGACTGGACCAAACCAAATGCTAATGGCTGGAAAAGCGTTTTACTGGAACATGCCATTACTCCTATTCAGCAATACAGTTATACAGTTGGAAAAAATTCCTCTGATTCTGCTCTTATCATTGATGCCATGGATTTGCTTTATTCAGGAAAACTAGATGGTTTTTGTATTGTATCGAGCGACAGCGATTTTACCCGTCTGGCGGTTCGTTTACGAGAATCTGGCATGAAAGTTATTGGAATTGGCGAAAAAAAAACACCAAATTCCTTTATTGTTGCCTGCGACCGATTTATTTATTTGGAGGTTTTGGATGGCGCTATTCAAAAGAAAAAACCAAAAGCGGCGGACACCAAAAAACCTATTGAAAAACCTGCGGAAAAAGCACTCCATAAAGTTGACAAGCAAACTATTGAACTTATAGAATCTACAATTGAAGATATCGAAGATGATGACGGCTGGGCATTTTTAGGAGATGTTGGAAACCTAATTGTAAAGAAAAAACCAGAATTTGACCCTAGAAATTATGGTTATACTAAGCTTACACCAATGCTGAAATCGCTGACAGATATTCTAGAAATCGATGAAAGGGAATCGGATAAAAAAGGCATTAAACATGTTTATGTCCGATTACGTTTCAACTAA
- the azu gene encoding azurin, producing the protein MNAKTKTSLVILMGFLAITSCGKKETAPAEESVEVNESTAETTAPKTEENVLVIEGNDQMQFSTNELKAVAGKPIKLTLKHVGKIPKEAMGHNLVILQEGTDQAAFALKANDAKATDYIPESEKASIIAHTKLLGGGEEDTIEFTIDKKGKYPFLCSFPGHVAMMKGILIVE; encoded by the coding sequence ATGAATGCAAAAACTAAAACTTCACTAGTAATCCTAATGGGATTTTTAGCGATAACTTCTTGTGGTAAAAAGGAAACCGCTCCTGCAGAAGAGTCTGTGGAAGTAAATGAATCTACTGCAGAAACAACAGCTCCAAAAACAGAAGAAAACGTACTGGTTATTGAAGGAAATGACCAAATGCAGTTTAGCACAAACGAGTTGAAAGCAGTTGCAGGAAAACCAATCAAATTGACGTTGAAACATGTGGGTAAAATTCCAAAAGAAGCAATGGGACACAACTTAGTAATTTTGCAAGAAGGAACAGATCAAGCTGCTTTTGCTTTAAAAGCAAACGATGCCAAAGCTACGGACTACATTCCTGAATCGGAAAAAGCTTCAATTATTGCTCATACTAAATTATTAGGCGGTGGAGAAGAAGACACCATCGAATTTACAATTGATAAAAAAGGAAAATATCCATTTTTATGTTCTTTCCCTGGACACGTTGCCATGATGAAAGGTATATTAATTGTTGAATAA
- a CDS encoding formylglycine-generating enzyme family protein, with the protein MRKYIFILTIFFFSVFNVMKAQETEMVLIKEGSFVPLYGAVSKKPVVVKSFYMDVYPVTNREYLEFVKKNPSYQKSKIKGIFADKSYLSYWKTDFDFGNAKPNAPVTSVSWFAAKKYCECEGKRLATMDEWEYVAMADTKKIDARTKKEFNEYILSWYEKSKTYENEIGKTFKNYWGVYDMHGLVWEWTSDFNSIFLSGESRKDKSTDKNLFCGSGSVNATDLMDYAAFMRYAFRGSLKAQYSTRNLGFRCASTTKPKF; encoded by the coding sequence ATGCGAAAATACATTTTCATACTTACAATTTTCTTTTTCTCTGTGTTTAATGTCATGAAGGCACAGGAAACAGAGATGGTTCTCATCAAAGAGGGATCTTTTGTCCCTCTTTATGGAGCCGTTTCCAAAAAGCCTGTTGTGGTAAAATCATTCTATATGGATGTTTACCCTGTCACAAATCGTGAATATTTAGAATTTGTCAAAAAGAATCCTTCTTACCAAAAATCTAAAATTAAAGGGATTTTTGCTGATAAAAGCTATTTGTCTTATTGGAAAACTGATTTTGATTTTGGTAATGCTAAACCAAATGCTCCAGTTACAAGTGTTTCTTGGTTTGCTGCCAAAAAGTATTGCGAATGCGAAGGAAAACGATTGGCAACAATGGATGAATGGGAATATGTAGCAATGGCCGATACCAAAAAAATAGATGCCAGAACCAAAAAAGAATTCAACGAATACATTTTGTCATGGTATGAGAAATCGAAAACCTATGAAAATGAAATTGGAAAAACTTTCAAAAATTATTGGGGAGTTTATGACATGCATGGTCTAGTCTGGGAATGGACATCTGACTTCAACAGCATTTTTTTATCTGGAGAATCTAGAAAAGATAAAAGCACCGACAAAAACCTCTTCTGCGGAAGCGGATCCGTAAATGCAACTGATTTAATGGATTATGCGGCATTTATGCGTTATGCTTTCAGAGGAAGTTTAAAAGCACAATATTCAACCCGAAATCTTGGTTTTAGATGCGCCAGTACCACAAAACCAAAATTCTAA
- a CDS encoding glycoside hydrolase family 88 protein, producing the protein MNVKFFTLITALFLLANQGYSQKENSFNIKKQLDYCAEQASKTLKVIPNDGTSPRTVPNGSKEWKFVNYKDWTSGFWPGELWYLYEATKDKKWEKEADKFSRFLTPLSVSKATDHDLGFQVFNSFGNGYRLTKNKEYKEIILKTADTLATLFNPKVGTIQSWPHNKMGGHNTIIDNMMNLEMLFWASKNGGSKKLYDIAVKHAETTMANHFRPDNTSYHVIIYDFETGKKIKGRTAQGYSDDSMWARGQAWAIYGFTMTYRETKDTKFLDFAHKLARVYLDKLTTEDLIPYWDFNAPNIPNEPRDASAAAIVSSALLELSLYTKGKTLKSEYLTKAKKMIVSLSDQYQSHDVNSAFLLHSTGHKPAGSEIDCSINYADYYYLEALLRLQKIK; encoded by the coding sequence ATGAATGTAAAATTTTTTACACTGATTACCGCTTTGTTTCTGCTTGCAAATCAGGGCTATTCTCAAAAAGAAAATTCTTTTAATATCAAAAAACAATTGGATTACTGTGCAGAACAGGCTTCAAAGACTTTAAAAGTTATTCCAAATGATGGAACTTCGCCAAGAACGGTTCCAAACGGGAGTAAAGAATGGAAATTTGTAAATTATAAAGATTGGACAAGCGGATTCTGGCCAGGCGAATTATGGTATTTGTATGAAGCAACAAAAGATAAAAAATGGGAAAAAGAAGCTGATAAATTTTCACGTTTCTTAACGCCGTTATCAGTTAGTAAAGCGACAGACCATGATTTAGGATTTCAGGTATTTAATAGTTTTGGAAACGGATATCGTTTGACTAAAAACAAAGAATACAAAGAAATCATTCTAAAAACAGCTGATACTTTAGCAACACTTTTCAATCCAAAAGTGGGAACAATTCAATCATGGCCTCATAATAAAATGGGCGGACACAATACCATTATTGACAATATGATGAATTTGGAAATGTTGTTTTGGGCTTCAAAAAACGGAGGCAGTAAAAAACTCTATGATATTGCTGTAAAACATGCTGAAACCACAATGGCAAATCATTTTAGACCTGATAATACATCGTATCACGTTATTATTTATGATTTTGAAACAGGAAAAAAAATCAAAGGAAGAACCGCTCAAGGTTATAGCGACGACAGTATGTGGGCTAGAGGGCAAGCTTGGGCGATTTATGGTTTTACGATGACGTACAGAGAAACGAAAGACACGAAGTTTTTAGATTTTGCTCATAAACTAGCAAGAGTATATCTGGATAAATTAACAACCGAAGATTTGATTCCGTATTGGGATTTTAATGCGCCAAATATTCCAAATGAACCAAGAGATGCTTCAGCCGCTGCGATTGTTTCTTCGGCACTTTTAGAGTTAAGTTTATATACAAAAGGCAAAACTTTGAAATCAGAATACCTGACAAAAGCAAAAAAAATGATCGTTTCGCTTTCAGATCAATATCAAAGTCATGATGTAAATTCGGCATTTCTACTTCATTCAACTGGACATAAACCTGCAGGAAGTGAAATTGATTGTTCTATAAATTACGCAGATTATTATTATCTTGAAGCACTTTTAAGACTTCAGAAAATAAAATAA
- a CDS encoding non-canonical purine NTP diphosphatase codes for MKLVFASNNKNKIKEIQSILNGTIQLLSLEDIGCHEDIPETADTIEGNAILKANYVTERYGYDCFADDTGLEVRALNGEPGVYSARYAGEQKNADDNMNKLLEALKDQENRSAQFKTVIALNLNGEQHLFTGLVQGNITLDKTGNHGFGYDPIFQPEGYHETFAELSAEIKNKISHRAKATEQLIDFLNARK; via the coding sequence ATGAAACTCGTTTTTGCATCAAACAATAAAAATAAAATCAAAGAAATTCAAAGCATTCTAAATGGCACTATTCAATTATTAAGTTTAGAAGATATTGGCTGTCACGAAGATATACCAGAAACTGCTGACACCATTGAAGGGAATGCCATTTTAAAAGCCAATTATGTAACCGAAAGATACGGTTATGATTGTTTTGCCGATGATACAGGATTAGAAGTTCGTGCCTTAAACGGAGAACCTGGCGTATATTCTGCCCGATATGCCGGAGAACAGAAAAATGCCGACGACAATATGAATAAACTTCTAGAAGCTTTAAAAGATCAAGAAAACAGAAGTGCTCAGTTCAAGACCGTTATCGCTTTAAACTTAAATGGTGAACAACATCTTTTTACAGGTCTGGTTCAGGGAAATATTACCTTAGATAAAACTGGAAATCATGGTTTTGGATATGATCCAATTTTTCAGCCTGAAGGTTATCATGAAACTTTTGCCGAATTATCTGCCGAAATCAAAAACAAAATCAGTCATCGCGCGAAAGCAACTGAGCAACTTATTGATTTTCTGAACGCAAGAAAATAA
- a CDS encoding FMN-binding glutamate synthase family protein, with protein MRKKFFIYGFLLFLIVAAIYYYTGRGYLLVFILPILLIIGAYNASQKKHAILRNFPVLGYFRYLFEMIAPEIQQYFIERSTDGKPFSRNQRSLVYQRAKNIDSSTPFGTQQNLNTESYEGIKHSIFPAKVNEELPRVIVGGKDCKQPYSASLFNVSAMSFGSLSEHAVRAINIGAQKGNFYQNTGEGGLTDYHLEGGGDITWQIGTGYFGCRDAEGNFSPENFKAKANLPNVKMIEIKLSQGAKPGHGGVLPAAKNTEQIAKIRGVVPHTMILSPPGHTAFSDSKGLIQFIKQLRELSNGKPIGFKLCIGNTAEFEAICQEMINEDTYPDFITVDGAEGGTGAAPLEFADGVGMPFEPALIFVNKTLVSLNIRDKIRIIGSGKIISGYSILHAIALGADMCNSARGFMFSLGCIQALRCHNNECPTGVATQNKMLMKGLVVTDKSDRVYHFHKNTLHSANELLAAAGKTSFADVDINIFMRGDEFTNLSELYFPDNLTNVTKRN; from the coding sequence ATGAGAAAAAAATTCTTTATCTACGGATTCTTATTGTTTCTAATTGTTGCTGCAATTTACTATTACACCGGAAGAGGTTACCTTTTAGTGTTTATTCTTCCTATTTTACTGATTATTGGAGCTTATAATGCTTCGCAAAAAAAACATGCTATTTTAAGGAACTTTCCTGTTTTGGGGTATTTTAGATATTTATTTGAAATGATTGCGCCAGAAATCCAGCAGTATTTTATTGAAAGATCTACTGATGGAAAACCTTTCTCGAGAAACCAACGTTCTTTGGTGTATCAAAGAGCTAAAAATATTGATTCGAGTACTCCCTTTGGAACACAGCAAAACTTAAATACAGAAAGCTACGAAGGAATAAAACATTCCATTTTTCCAGCAAAAGTAAATGAAGAATTACCTCGTGTTATAGTAGGCGGAAAAGATTGCAAACAGCCTTACTCTGCTTCTTTATTTAATGTTTCGGCTATGAGTTTTGGTTCGTTAAGCGAACATGCAGTAAGAGCCATTAATATTGGAGCTCAAAAAGGAAATTTTTATCAGAATACGGGTGAAGGAGGTTTAACGGATTATCATTTAGAAGGCGGAGGCGATATTACGTGGCAGATTGGTACAGGGTATTTTGGATGCCGTGATGCAGAAGGAAATTTCAGTCCTGAAAATTTCAAAGCAAAAGCCAATCTTCCAAATGTAAAAATGATCGAAATTAAGCTTTCGCAAGGCGCAAAACCAGGTCACGGAGGTGTACTTCCTGCTGCTAAAAATACAGAACAGATTGCTAAAATTAGAGGTGTTGTTCCTCATACCATGATTCTTTCTCCTCCGGGACATACGGCCTTTTCTGATTCAAAAGGATTAATTCAGTTTATTAAACAATTACGTGAATTATCAAATGGAAAACCAATTGGATTTAAATTATGCATTGGTAATACCGCCGAGTTTGAAGCAATCTGCCAAGAAATGATAAACGAAGACACGTATCCTGATTTCATTACTGTTGATGGTGCTGAAGGCGGAACCGGAGCGGCGCCGCTTGAATTTGCTGATGGTGTTGGAATGCCATTTGAACCTGCTTTGATTTTTGTAAACAAAACTTTAGTAAGTTTAAATATCCGTGATAAAATACGCATTATTGGAAGCGGAAAAATTATTTCAGGATATTCAATTCTGCATGCTATTGCTTTGGGAGCTGATATGTGCAACAGCGCAAGAGGTTTTATGTTCTCTTTAGGGTGTATACAGGCTTTGCGTTGTCATAATAACGAATGTCCAACAGGAGTTGCCACACAAAACAAAATGCTGATGAAAGGTTTAGTAGTAACCGATAAATCAGACCGTGTGTACCATTTCCATAAAAATACACTTCATTCTGCCAATGAACTTTTGGCCGCAGCCGGAAAAACTTCATTTGCAGATGTTGATATTAACATCTTTATGCGCGGTGATGAATTTACCAATTTATCAGAGTTGTATTTCCCAGATAACTTGACAAATGTTACGAAACGAAACTAA
- a CDS encoding DEAD/DEAH box helicase, which translates to MNKFEQLGLNESLLKAILDLGFENPSEVQEKAIPLLLEKDTDMVALAQTGTGKTAAFGFPLIQKIDADNRNTQALVLSPTRELCLQITNELKNYSKYEKGINVVAVYGGASITEQAREIKRGAQIIVATPGRMQDMINRGLVNIKNIDYCVLDEADEMLNMGFYDDIVSILSDTPDEKSTWLFSATMPQEVARIAKQFMSEPLEITVGAKNSGSSTVSHEFYLVNARDRYEALKRLADANPDIFSVVFCRTKRDTQAIAEKLIEDGYSAAALHGDLSQAQRDGVMKSFRGRQIQMLVATDVAARGIDVDNVTHVVNYQLPDEIETYNHRSGRTGRAGKLGTSIVIVTKSELRKISSIERIIKQKFVEKTIPSGIEICEIQLLHLANKIKDTEVDHEIDNYLPAINNVLEDLSKEELIKKMVSVEFNRFITYYKKNRDISVQSSSERRERGDAEPREFNNNGAVRYFVNIGSRDNFDWMSLKDYLKETLDLGRDDVFKVDVKEGFSFFNTDPEHTDKVMDILNNTQLEGRRINVEISKNDGGGRRDHNNRGGRRNSGGDSRRDGNFAPRREGGFRSDRNSSRDGGSRDGGFRGDRNSSSRKEGGFRRNEGGSDRAPRRSESFGDSSRPRRPRRD; encoded by the coding sequence ATGAACAAATTTGAACAATTAGGATTGAATGAATCGTTACTGAAGGCGATTTTAGATCTAGGATTTGAAAATCCGTCAGAGGTACAGGAAAAGGCGATTCCCCTATTATTGGAAAAAGACACGGATATGGTTGCGTTGGCTCAAACAGGGACAGGGAAAACAGCAGCTTTCGGTTTTCCGTTAATCCAAAAAATTGATGCTGACAACAGAAATACACAGGCATTAGTTTTATCGCCAACAAGGGAGCTTTGTTTACAGATTACTAACGAACTTAAAAACTACTCAAAATACGAAAAAGGTATTAATGTGGTAGCAGTTTACGGAGGAGCTAGTATAACAGAGCAAGCTAGAGAAATTAAAAGAGGAGCACAAATTATTGTGGCTACTCCAGGAAGAATGCAAGACATGATTAACAGAGGTTTAGTAAACATTAAAAACATAGATTACTGTGTTCTTGATGAGGCTGACGAAATGTTAAACATGGGATTCTATGATGACATCGTATCTATCTTATCAGATACTCCAGACGAAAAAAGCACATGGTTGTTCTCTGCAACAATGCCGCAAGAAGTTGCTAGAATTGCAAAACAATTCATGAGCGAACCATTAGAAATTACTGTTGGAGCTAAAAACTCAGGTTCTTCTACTGTATCTCACGAATTTTATTTAGTAAATGCTCGTGACCGTTACGAAGCTTTAAAAAGATTGGCTGATGCTAATCCAGACATTTTTTCTGTAGTTTTCTGCCGTACAAAAAGAGACACTCAGGCTATTGCCGAGAAATTAATTGAAGACGGATACAGCGCTGCAGCTTTGCACGGAGACTTATCTCAAGCACAACGTGATGGTGTAATGAAATCATTCCGTGGAAGACAAATTCAGATGCTTGTTGCTACTGACGTTGCTGCACGTGGAATTGACGTTGATAACGTAACACACGTTGTAAACTACCAATTACCTGATGAAATTGAAACATACAACCACCGTTCTGGACGTACAGGTAGAGCTGGAAAATTAGGAACTTCTATTGTTATAGTTACAAAAAGTGAGTTGCGTAAAATTTCTTCTATTGAGAGAATCATCAAACAAAAGTTTGTTGAAAAAACTATTCCTTCTGGAATCGAAATCTGCGAAATTCAGTTATTGCACTTAGCAAACAAAATTAAAGATACTGAGGTTGATCACGAAATTGATAACTATTTACCAGCAATCAACAATGTTCTTGAAGATTTATCGAAAGAAGAGTTGATCAAGAAAATGGTTTCAGTAGAATTTAACCGTTTCATTACTTACTACAAGAAAAATAGAGATATTTCTGTTCAATCTTCTAGCGAGAGACGTGAAAGAGGTGATGCTGAGCCAAGAGAATTCAACAACAACGGAGCAGTTCGTTACTTTGTAAACATTGGTTCAAGAGACAATTTCGACTGGATGTCGTTAAAAGATTACTTAAAGGAAACATTAGACTTAGGTCGTGACGATGTTTTCAAAGTAGATGTAAAAGAAGGATTCTCTTTCTTCAACACTGATCCAGAGCATACTGATAAAGTAATGGACATCTTAAACAATACTCAGTTAGAAGGACGTCGCATTAATGTTGAGATTTCTAAAAATGACGGTGGCGGAAGACGCGATCACAACAACCGTGGCGGAAGACGTAATTCTGGAGGAGATTCAAGAAGAGACGGAAACTTTGCTCCAAGACGTGAAGGCGGATTTAGAAGCGATAGAAATTCTTCTAGAGATGGAGGTTCTCGTGACGGAGGTTTCAGAGGCGACAGAAATTCTTCTTCTAGAAAAGAAGGAGGTTTCAGAAGAAACGAAGGAGGTTCTGATAGAGCTCCAAGACGTTCCGAAAGCTTCGGGGATTCATCAAGACCAAGAAGACCAAGAAGAGATTAA
- a CDS encoding SCO family protein has product MKKTVIAFAFLFSILGCKEADKKEIKAETKKEISDLSIYNLPSKWTTQNGKDIELKSLRGNVLVMVMIYTSCKAACPRLVADMRDIESKLDKKTKQNVKLILVSIDPKTDTPERLKAFAIENHMNQEPWTFLRSSEENTREFAAVLAVNYKQISPIDFSHSNIISVFNPEGELIFQQEGLGVNNEKTIEAINQEAGKI; this is encoded by the coding sequence ATGAAAAAAACTGTAATCGCTTTTGCTTTTTTATTCTCAATATTAGGTTGCAAAGAAGCCGATAAAAAAGAAATTAAAGCAGAAACTAAAAAAGAAATCAGCGATTTATCAATTTATAATCTGCCTTCAAAATGGACTACTCAAAACGGAAAAGATATAGAATTAAAAAGTCTTAGAGGGAATGTGTTGGTTATGGTAATGATTTATACGAGTTGCAAAGCAGCTTGCCCGAGGCTGGTAGCCGATATGCGCGACATCGAATCAAAACTTGATAAAAAGACCAAGCAGAACGTAAAACTTATTTTAGTCAGCATTGATCCCAAAACAGATACACCTGAAAGATTAAAAGCTTTCGCAATTGAAAACCACATGAATCAGGAACCATGGACTTTTCTTCGTTCATCTGAAGAAAATACTCGTGAATTTGCCGCTGTATTGGCCGTGAATTATAAACAAATTTCTCCTATCGATTTTTCACACTCAAACATTATTAGTGTTTTTAATCCTGAAGGAGAACTAATCTTTCAACAAGAAGGTTTAGGTGTCAATAATGAGAAAACAATTGAAGCAATAAATCAGGAAGCTGGAAAAATATAA
- a CDS encoding RrF2 family transcriptional regulator yields the protein MFSKACEYGIRASIFIASKSSKGIRVGIKDVAKEIDSPEPFTAKIMQILTKSGIIYSAKGVGGGFEVSPEASRSIKLIQIVDAIDGNKIYSGCGIGLKECSEEHPCPVHYEFKKIRELLLDMLTKTTLEQLASDVKSGGFFLKTINTNN from the coding sequence ATGTTTTCAAAAGCGTGCGAATACGGAATCAGAGCTTCAATTTTTATTGCATCAAAATCTTCGAAAGGAATTAGAGTCGGCATAAAAGATGTTGCAAAAGAAATTGACTCTCCAGAACCATTTACGGCCAAGATTATGCAGATTTTAACTAAAAGTGGAATCATATATTCGGCAAAAGGAGTGGGTGGTGGTTTTGAAGTCTCTCCCGAAGCTTCAAGATCTATAAAACTAATTCAGATTGTAGATGCCATTGACGGAAATAAAATTTACAGCGGCTGTGGTATTGGACTAAAAGAATGTTCAGAAGAACATCCTTGTCCGGTTCATTATGAATTTAAAAAAATAAGAGAACTTCTTCTTGATATGCTTACCAAAACCACTTTGGAACAACTTGCTTCTGATGTAAAATCAGGTGGTTTTTTCCTTAAAACAATAAATACAAATAATTAA
- a CDS encoding ribosomal maturation YjgA family protein, with product MIYILIRVVFPSKKVFYILLFSALTCYSIEFLQLYEGQWMIELRKTFLGRYVLGQGFLWSDIVAYTFGILFIFSIERLILKYHNHETRFCIKQ from the coding sequence ATGATTTACATTTTGATACGGGTAGTTTTTCCTAGTAAAAAAGTTTTTTATATACTATTATTTTCAGCATTGACTTGTTATAGTATAGAATTTTTACAGCTTTATGAAGGTCAATGGATGATAGAACTTAGGAAAACGTTTTTGGGGCGGTACGTTCTCGGACAGGGATTTTTATGGTCTGATATCGTGGCTTATACATTTGGAATTCTATTTATATTTTCAATCGAAAGACTCATTTTAAAATATCATAATCATGAAACTCGTTTTTGCATCAAACAATAA